The Toxorhynchites rutilus septentrionalis strain SRP chromosome 1, ASM2978413v1, whole genome shotgun sequence genome contains the following window.
cagccgctagaatagaaacaacaaagcgggatagcgaaaagagaatatttgggaagtaaactccacccttgcacggTAAGTAAACTGTCGCTAGCGTACAATTATTGCacctcctctgaggaaaattttcagaatcattctgtgcccgaaacaccAAAGGtagcttattctgctcgttttgtgttttatgtttcccctcgagcagtgaacgctagcgaatatttcacttgaagtgcatctggcattgcaattaacacaacgaTCTGAGCCATGGCAAAgtagatgaaaaaagaaaagagtGCAAAttattataggtcgcttctagctaTCAATGTTtgactttgtgtgtgttgcttgttttcgttgcgcgaagtttagaacttgttcatttcctgtacatgtgaatagcacaccttcgatactttcagTTGCTATTCGTATTTGctaatgcaacaagctcctagctttgttgacggttttgaccgagagtcgagaaacgatttttcataaacggtcattctcgcgatgtttcatttttatcgctatgactgtgtgcatctgttagacacgtgtttgatgcttgttgaatggcgatgcacggaagatgcttctcgttaaatactcagttcAATGCGTGCactgatataaagaaacaaagaaacaatGCGACATATAACCAATtagcgtattgttctcgcaaagacaagaaagaatcgttgcttctcgaaatgattctacaaaaccacgcttAATGGCTTAATCCTTGTGAGGGATTAACTTTTTACTCAGAGTTATATATGAAAtatcgacgtattcgcaaataatatccgaaatgataagccaacaaattttaaaaaaaaattataggaggttgtgtccaagataccgcattgttgacgtagaactacgctgtttttttatataagtcgcttatttataccttcggatatttttctataatgctgtgaaattttagaaacaactgcttagtagaataatctctgaaatgtttttttcattgtagaatcagttgaagataattgattgatgattcattcttgccctcgcaaaacaatacactagctgatcgtatgtcgcaatttatttcatgtcaatgcattgaaaatttacctcgaacgctattccggtggcctttatcgcaattgacatagactcggctacagtggattatatacatgttgcaccagcaccattattccacatctcataactacatcaatagaTCGTTGGCacagcatggaaacaacaacaatgacaacacatgcaagtatcaaatatatagaaatcgatcaaatcacttacatccctttcattctaaACCCCTCGTGTTATTTTCAAAAGATATTGGGtttgtggagccgatctggcgtagtggtaacatccatacctctcacgcagagatcacgagttcaattctcactcctgacattcttccaaaaatggaagtaaaagtgacgaaccagcagaAATATGTTGAAAGtctatagagaaaaaaaaattataggaggttgtgtccaagacacgaccactttgttaacgtagaactacgctgttattttgttcaagtcgcttgttaataacttatattattttacacacacacacacacgcttttcaccgttttgcgctcttctcaacaaacgccctttctattaatatttccggtctcgattagcttagctgtcaacCTTGatgagatagttttgctactgtcatgcgaaaccaaatcacaaacaaaattacttaacaattattttcttggtgagccgatgatagcctagtttgatgagtCCCcaaacaattgtgtagttcagaaccttaatggaatggcgtcagattgatgtaatgattgcaatgccagataaatcagcgagtaagtagtttggtcgcgtccatagctcaatccgaaatgaagacatgtgatcgaggaagaacaagcgatgttcattgcttcgtatctagaacgatactgaaagtttgccccagcgagatccaatatttatgcttcaGGCAAAAATTCCACtttgttcttctttttcttttctttgttcacggtggctttaaatcattccccttcgttgatcgccgataagttgctcgttattgacagcattggtagggaagctcacaaatgagcagaacaaacgcatgggaaaattgaaatgcttctagttttcatcaatttgaaccattTACACATcaagggattgtaatatatagcataaaaataAATCGTAGgtaatttccaattcgtttggtatataaatcgtctaaatccgttggcggcaaaaatagttattaacgttaactttatttcataaaaacgtgacctgttttctgatttggcacccttaatgaaagacgtagttctacgtcaaaaaaaatatattgggtTTTTCTGCCGCTTTGAGTCTTACCTAACTATTGTTCAAGGTGGCTTTTTCCAATCTACGTTTAGTTCTGTTTTATTCATTAAGACTTATAGTCGGATGATgtgataataaataaataaatcatcggtcttaaatttcttgccagcgagcattctctaaAGAGGTTTCGGAATGGGTTCCACGAGGAAAACACAGAAAATACAAGTAGTTAGAGATCGAAGATATTAACATGTATTTGGTTTCTTGTTTGAAGTTACAATAATGATATGTGAAGAAAAGAATAGGTTACAGTAGCGTCCGCTACTATaggcagagatgccaggtttgaagacatgtcttcattttgaagacatactgtgaagacaattgattttgtgaagacgttttgaagacattatgaaatatgtgaaaacatttcagtatggtagcgtacgtggattttggATATATATTATTTCCATGGAATTTTAACTATTGACCGAAAATAACGTCAAAAGAAGTAGAACTTTTGCTCAGTGTCATTCGCTCACTTTTTTACCAGTGTTTGCTTTTGTTCTTAGTAATAAACGGAGACTTTTGTATCTGGACTTACTTTTTCTCAAACTATATAATGAATCCAACaacaaagttataaccaaaaCATCAAAGCTGatgaaacaaattgagttatctcAGTTCCGTTTTGTGGAAGAACTGGGGctatattcactcaatcaatggtttatcaagccaattatcatttctaatcCCTTAAAATTTCGCAGTTGCGCTActtgttcatatttttttaaataaatttcaaaGCCTCAAGATAAGTTTATTTAAATGCACTTTATGCCAATACCAATTCGAATAAACtttgaataagctatcaaacattgttcaaaagtatgttatgaattttagtttcctccgatatgattgtgaagacatttgaagatttttttccgtactatgtgaagacatttgaaaaaatcacctggtgtCCTTGACTATAGGGCACATCAGTGTTACCAGAAGTTGTACTCTAACATTcgcttcaggtctgcgaacagaaaatagccgctgggggccagatctggagaatacggtggatgcggaagcaattcgaagcccaactcatgcaattttgccatcgttttcattgatttgtgatttctcCATTTTGTTCACagctggaggcgatctggcgtagtggtaacatccatgcctctcacgctaaaggtcacgagttcaattctcactcccgacattcttccaaaaatggaagtaaaagtgacgaaccagccaaattgagttgaaaatcactataatacagataaaaaaaaaaattgttcacaaaaacaaaagttgtctcactctcaatgctgtaatccacgaaccaatcgaccgatcgctgtcaaattttgacacgtatctattgaaagatggtgctttgtgatagtcaagtagatttttgcaagaggctccatctagacgtcaaccttatgaacttttcaggcGAACTGTTACATGAACCAGTGCGGAGTATGTTTTGTGTTTTCAATAAGTGTTACtttgtgtttgatttcaatGTGTCACAAGAATCGAATAAGCGCAATTTTAGGCGATTTTTTGTTAGTTTACGGTATTGTCAGTTTTAAAATTCGCGTTGAGCAAATCTATGTtgttagtttaagttagtttaaGTACTAATGTCATTGAGATGGAAATCATCTGTtggcaaatacaaaaaaaaatataagaaatataaatagaatgttccgaatcCTTGTTTAGACATTCAAAAGGAGGGAAaagcatggtggagtacgatcacgagtttgagtcactgtattccTTTTTCACCAGAGGCTCCCATCAGATCGGCAGTAGAATAGAAACGGGATTGGAATAGGGAGAGCATAGTGCTTTAGTAAGCGAGCGAAACCATTCTCCACTTATCccaatcacaactaaatggattccgagcgggcaccggcctATGCTTAAAGCTACGTTTAGGCAACATTCTTTTGGATCAATAATTAAAaacatagaacgcgtagacattttatctttcgaatggagtgattttcataccatttcatttcgaagctttgaacttacacccaagtatagaaatcaaagacctaatctcacataaaaaaatgttaattttcattttttgacgtggtaCGCGTTAAATGCTTGTTcattattgatccaaaaaatttGTATACATAAAACGACACAACAGATAAACCTGGATAAAACGTGGATAAGAATTTCGAACAAATGCTTCTCATACTGAAGGTTTGCATATTAAACTGTTATAATTGTTTATTATcagaaaaaacaaatattacAATTCATATTTATTTGCCTCTGTTTTTGCCCTGTGCTCGTCTGCTCTTTCCCAAGCGTTTCTGTCCTTTAGCGCCACCACCGGGTCCACCCCTCCGCTTGGGCCCATCGTTGAGGAACGACTCCTTCGTATTCCGTTTCGAGCCCTTCTTTCTTCCTCCGAAGCCAAACTTTGCGTCCCTAGCTTTTCGTTTGCCTCCAACCTGTTTCTTACCCGGCGCTCCTCTGCTTGAGCCCTTTTTCTTCTTTCCACCGGTTGACTCGTCCCCATCGTCATCCAAAAAGTCCAGATTGGACAGCTTACCCTTGCGGAACTTCTTGATGTCATTAAGCATTTTGCGCCTTTCCTCGTCCCGCTTCTCGGTTGTCTGTCTCTGAATCAACTTTCCGATACGACGCTGCTCGCGAAGCTGCCGAATCCGTTCCGATTTGGCAATACCTTCTTGTTTCGCCTGCAGTACCTTCCGAATCCGTTGCATGTGCTCATCCGTTTTGGCCATTTCCGCAAAGTAATCATCTGGACGCTTGGTTGCAATGCCCAAATCGTGCAACCGTTTCATTCCTTCAATCACGGCTGCCTGCGCCTGTCGATGGAACAGAATCTCTCGTTTGAAATCATTCAGCACCGGATCGACCTCTGGTGCGACATATGGAATTTTCTTGTTTCCTTTAAACTGATTTTCCCGCTTCTGTTCGTGCTTTTCCATCTGTATGGCCAGTTCAGGTGTCAGCGGAGCAAGATCGTTTATCAAATCCATCCGTTCAACCCATGGTGCCTTCAGTATGAACGTTTCCAGGACAGACTTTAGTTTCGCTGTGTTGTTTACCGGATCTGCTTTCTGCTTGGAGATCACGTTCAGGCCAGGTTTGAGCAAACCTTTTGCCAATGCCTCTCGGAGCTGAAATGGAGCAATTATCGGTAATTCAATTATCAATACGGTACGGTTTTCGAAACTTACCTCATCATCTTCGTCATATGAAACGTAGCTGGAATCGGAATCTTCCATCTCCTCCTGAAATGCCGGCATAGTGATATTGTAAGCTGTACTATGATTGTTACTAAAGTTCACAAAATCCTCGTTTATAAACACATGTGCTTCGCTGAAAGGTGAGAAGTGTTTTGAAATACGGCTTGCCTGCTGAAATGTCACCCGCAGGAGGATAGCCAAACACGTTCATTTGGTAGCCCTTCGTATACACATTTGTAAGGTTTCATGGTTGTTATAAATAGGTGGGATATAATTATGTTGCATAGAAATGTACATATAGTATGTGCGATTGTGTCGTATTATATGATGAAGAaatttacattcaaattttgtgaaatttacaaatggtttgatttgtttatttctttctGAAATATTTGATGCGGAAGATCGATCTCGTCCTGGTCGGCCAGCCACTGTAAGTGTCGATAAATTTTTGCAACCGGTGGAGCAAATCTATGCAAAAAACTCGGTGTATGGGTTCCACATGAATTGACGCAAAAGAGTTTGATTAACCAAATTTCCATCAGTCAAGCATTCGACCCATTTCCGAAGAAAAccataatgatgaaaaatgatgaaaaatcttTCACAAAGTATATCATATATAATATTATCATGGGATGAGTGTGGCGAGCCACCGTAAATAACTTCAAAACCAGATTTGACGCCAAATATGGTCTGGTAAGATTGGTAGAGAGTCATCCATAATGAATTATCAACACATGGCTTAACGATAAATTCAAAGCACTACTGTGTTCACAACTGGATAGATGACACGAAATGGCgaagaaaaagtaaacaaaattGACCAgcagaaaaagttttttcaatcaGGACAACGCGATACCATACACATTGTTGAGAGGtgcccaaaaatttgtttggttGGGAAGTTTTGAAGCACCCACCATACAGCGCGGACCTTACACCGTGTGTCTAAAATTTGTATTGAACTTTGCAGAACCTTCTTGGTGGAAAATCATTGGTAGGCGCAAGAGctcttgaaaataattttaaaaagtttttcGCCAACAAGTCACATAGGTTCAACAAAgatgaaattattaaattatcctGAAAATGGCGAAAGGTTTTTGATAATAATGGCCAATACATatttaattaaaattaatttcaataaattacAATGGTGTTATGTGAACAAGATTAGTTTGGTCTGAAGTCGAGTGTTGTCGAGGATGAGAACGCCTCACATCCGAAACAACCTTAAATCTGAGAGCTAGATTCCAAAATCATAAACGAACAAAAAGGTTCAGTATTAATGAGGTTTCAGTagaagaagtactaggaattacGGAATTACGAATTATGTGATCGTTTTTATTCAACATTTAACAATTTTAACCTGTTTCAGGAGTACTTATCTGAAATAAAGTACTTTAATATTGCGAATAAGCAGCTGGTCCAGATTTATAGAAAAGTTGTACGGAATCAACTCCTCTATTGGTAGAGATTGACACTGTGACAATGGACCAGCCATCCT
Protein-coding sequences here:
- the LOC129763605 gene encoding probable rRNA-processing protein EBP2 homolog — protein: MPAFQEEMEDSDSSYVSYDEDDELREALAKGLLKPGLNVISKQKADPVNNTAKLKSVLETFILKAPWVERMDLINDLAPLTPELAIQMEKHEQKRENQFKGNKKIPYVAPEVDPVLNDFKREILFHRQAQAAVIEGMKRLHDLGIATKRPDDYFAEMAKTDEHMQRIRKVLQAKQEGIAKSERIRQLREQRRIGKLIQRQTTEKRDEERRKMLNDIKKFRKGKLSNLDFLDDDGDESTGGKKKKGSSRGAPGKKQVGGKRKARDAKFGFGGRKKGSKRNTKESFLNDGPKRRGGPGGGAKGQKRLGKSRRAQGKNRGK